One part of the Bradyrhizobium sp. CB1650 genome encodes these proteins:
- a CDS encoding SemiSWEET transporter: MEPLAIKLLGFAAATCTTVAYAPQFIKVWKTRSARDISLGMFLVMVLGLALWLVYGLLSGDAPLVAANAITMLLAGGILFMKLKYG; the protein is encoded by the coding sequence ATGGAACCCCTCGCCATCAAGCTGCTGGGCTTTGCCGCCGCAACCTGCACAACCGTCGCTTACGCGCCGCAGTTCATCAAGGTCTGGAAGACCCGCTCGGCCCGGGACATCTCGCTCGGCATGTTCCTGGTCATGGTGCTGGGCTTGGCGCTTTGGCTCGTCTACGGCTTGCTCAGCGGCGACGCCCCGCTGGTCGCCGCCAATGCCATCACCATGCTGCTCGCCGGCGGCATCCTGTTCATGAAGCTGAAATACGGCTGA
- a CDS encoding class III extradiol ring-cleavage dioxygenase encodes MTRFPTFFLSHGGGPWPFMEDRRAQYAKTAELFSRLPLLLPAKPKAVLVITGHWEADAFTVSTSAHPPMVYDYYGFPEHTYHLKYPAPGQPELAGEVKTLLALAGVDCREDANQGFDHGTFVPLGLMYPNADMPIVLLSLKSGYDAAEHVRVGQAIAPLREAGILIIGSGLTYHNMRGFGRPESTPVSYEFEAYLNEAVGQPDAARRNAMLVGWQNAPSARLAHPREDHLLPLMVAAGAAGRDVGQRLFLDEVASVAMASYVFGGRIS; translated from the coding sequence ATGACGCGATTTCCGACCTTCTTCCTGTCGCATGGCGGCGGCCCGTGGCCGTTCATGGAGGACAGGCGGGCGCAATATGCGAAGACCGCCGAACTGTTCAGCCGCCTGCCGCTGCTTCTGCCGGCGAAACCGAAGGCGGTGCTCGTCATCACCGGACATTGGGAGGCCGACGCGTTCACCGTATCGACCTCCGCGCATCCACCGATGGTGTATGACTATTACGGTTTCCCCGAGCATACCTATCATCTGAAATATCCGGCGCCCGGTCAGCCCGAGCTCGCTGGCGAGGTGAAGACGCTGCTCGCGCTCGCCGGCGTCGATTGCCGCGAAGATGCCAATCAGGGTTTCGATCACGGCACCTTCGTGCCGCTGGGCTTGATGTATCCGAATGCCGACATGCCGATCGTGCTGCTGTCGCTGAAATCGGGTTATGACGCGGCTGAGCATGTCAGGGTCGGGCAGGCGATCGCGCCGCTGCGCGAAGCCGGCATTCTGATCATCGGCAGCGGGCTCACCTATCACAACATGCGCGGCTTCGGGCGGCCTGAATCGACGCCTGTCTCGTATGAGTTCGAAGCGTATTTGAACGAGGCCGTTGGCCAGCCGGATGCGGCGCGCCGCAACGCCATGCTGGTCGGCTGGCAGAATGCACCGAGTGCGCGGCTTGCCCATCCGCGTGAGGATCATTTGTTGCCGCTGATGGTGGCGGCCGGTGCCGCCGGCCGCGACGTCGGCCAGCGTCTGTTCCTCGACGAGGTCGCAAGCGTCGCGATGGCGTCGTACGTGTTCGGTGGGCGAATTTCGTAG
- the glgA gene encoding glycogen synthase GlgA yields MTPVRVLAVASEVYPIVKTGGLADVAGALPIALKSHGVEMRTLMPGYPDVLRVLTDAEEIRRWPDYFGGPGRLLAASRDGLDLFVLDVPHLYDRPGNPYVTTEGVDWPDNGVRFAALSRIAADIGHGLVPAFVPDIVHAHDWQAGLAPAYLHYDSRPRPGTVMTIHNMAYQGRFDRELIGAIGLPWSSFDVHGLEYFGGISYLKAGLQLADRITTVSPTYAREIQSDEGGMGLGGLLRERASVLSGILNGIDTSVWNPETDPHISYRFSAQELAFRAANKAALQQQFNLDASPEVPLFSVISRLSWQKGLDLLLETIPTMLREGMQLALLGSGDRDIQDRYQAAARANPGRIAVVIGYDEILAHLIQAGSDALIVPSRFEPCGLTQLCALRYGAVPIVSRVGGLEDTIVDIGEADASGHDATGFKFAPVTVDALAGTLRKANIAFHDKLTWRRLQLSGLSSDVSWRNRAGDYAALYRDLIAARRP; encoded by the coding sequence ATGACGCCTGTTCGCGTTCTCGCGGTCGCCTCTGAAGTCTACCCCATCGTCAAGACCGGCGGCCTCGCGGATGTCGCCGGCGCGCTGCCGATCGCGCTGAAGTCGCATGGCGTCGAGATGCGCACCCTGATGCCGGGCTATCCCGACGTGTTGCGGGTGCTCACGGACGCGGAGGAAATCCGGCGCTGGCCGGACTATTTCGGCGGGCCGGGCCGCCTGCTCGCGGCCTCGCGCGACGGCCTCGATCTGTTCGTGCTCGACGTGCCGCATCTCTACGACCGGCCGGGTAATCCCTACGTCACGACCGAGGGCGTCGACTGGCCGGACAACGGCGTTCGCTTCGCGGCGCTATCGCGCATCGCCGCCGACATCGGTCACGGCCTCGTCCCCGCCTTCGTGCCCGACATCGTGCACGCCCACGACTGGCAGGCCGGGCTCGCACCCGCCTATCTGCACTATGACAGCCGGCCGCGGCCCGGCACCGTGATGACCATTCACAACATGGCCTACCAGGGCAGGTTCGACCGCGAGCTGATCGGTGCCATCGGCCTGCCCTGGAGCTCCTTCGACGTCCACGGCCTCGAATATTTCGGCGGCATCAGCTATCTGAAAGCCGGCCTGCAATTGGCCGATCGCATCACCACCGTGTCGCCGACTTATGCGCGCGAGATTCAGAGCGACGAGGGCGGCATGGGGCTCGGCGGCCTCTTGCGCGAACGCGCAAGCGTGCTGAGCGGCATTCTCAACGGCATCGACACCTCGGTCTGGAATCCGGAGACCGATCCGCACATCTCCTATCGCTTCAGCGCGCAGGAGCTGGCGTTTCGGGCCGCGAACAAGGCTGCGCTCCAGCAACAATTCAATCTGGATGCCTCACCGGAGGTGCCGCTGTTCAGTGTCATCAGCCGGCTATCCTGGCAAAAGGGCCTCGATCTCCTGCTCGAAACCATACCGACCATGCTGCGCGAGGGCATGCAGCTTGCGTTGCTGGGCAGTGGTGACCGCGATATCCAGGATCGCTATCAGGCCGCCGCGCGCGCCAATCCCGGGCGGATCGCGGTCGTGATCGGCTACGACGAGATCCTGGCTCATCTGATCCAGGCCGGCTCGGACGCGCTGATCGTGCCGTCGCGGTTCGAGCCATGCGGCCTGACCCAGCTCTGCGCGTTGCGCTATGGCGCCGTGCCCATCGTCTCCCGCGTCGGCGGCCTCGAGGATACCATCGTCGATATCGGCGAGGCCGATGCATCCGGCCACGACGCCACCGGCTTCAAATTCGCACCCGTGACAGTGGACGCCCTCGCAGGGACGCTGCGCAAGGCCAATATCGCCTTCCATGACAAGCTGACGTGGCGACGGCTACAACTGAGCGGCCTTTCCAGCGACGTCTCGTGGCGCAACCGGGCCGGCGACTATGCCGCCCTTTATCGCGATCTCATCGCCGCGCGCCGTCCGTGA